Below is a window of Methanocaldococcus jannaschii DSM 2661 DNA.
CAAAACTTGCTGGTGTTTCCTTAGGAGCGAGATTAATAGGTTTAGCTGGAGGATTGGAGAAATTGGCTAAGATGCCTGCTTCAACAATACAAGTTTTAGGTGCTGAGAAGGCTTTATTTGCCCATTTAAGGATGGGTGTGGAGCCTCCAAAACATGGTATAATATATAATCACCCTTTAATTCAAGGTTCTCCACACTGGCAAAGAGGGAAAATAGCAAGAGCTTTAGCATGTAAATTGGCTATAGCTGCAAGAGCTGATTATGTTGGGGATTATATTGCAGATGAACTTTTAGAAAAGTTAAATAAGAGAGTTGAAGAGATTAGAAGAAAGTATCCAAAACCACCAAAGAAAAAGAAGAAAGAGAAACCTAAAGCAAAGAAAAAAGAAAAGAAAGGTAAGAAAGAAAAATCAAAGAAAAAAAAGGATAAGAAAAAAGATAAAAAAGGTAAAAAAGAAAGGAAAGTTATAGGAAAAACAAAGAGTAGGAAATAATTACTTTTTACGATTTTTATTTTTTTCACGATAATGGACATACAGAACATACAATAATGCATCTATAACTACAATAGCAGTTGATATAATCCACATTTTATCCATATTCTCCCATTATTTTTGTCTTAGATGCTTTTCTATTATACCTTCAAGCTCTTCATCATATCTTAGGTAAATGTCTCTTACAAATATCAATCTAATTATTAATGGAAATTTGCTAATTAATCTTATATATTTGTCTTCTATTTTATAGCCTTTAAATTCATCCCATTTATAAAAAGAAAATCCACATTCAATTCCATTCTCATAAATATTAATTTTAACATTAATTAAAGAGTCAAAAATATCAAAAAGTGCGAGTTCTTCAAATGCTAAAACTTTCATAATAAAATTTGGAATAAATAAAAAGCTTTTTCCAAATCTAAATTCCCATAAGTTCATTTAAGCTTTTTAGTAATTTTCCTCTATTAATTGATAAAAATTTTATAAAATCCCAAAATCCAAAGACAATCAATCCCATGAGATAAATTAAAGTTATTGCTAAAATACATAACAAAAAATTCATGCTTTATCCCTAAATTTTTCTATCTGGTTTTTAATGATGTTTTCAATTTCTTCATCATATTTTAAATAAATTCTTTGAAGTAAGTAAAGTTTTCGTCCTAATATTTTCTTTTTCTTTCCGAACAATACGATAAACCCATCATCTTTTTTAACATTCTCAATATTTTTCCAACTTATAAATTTATTACTATAATAAATTCCATCATCACACAAATAGACAGAAATTTCTTTGTTAAATGCTTTCCATATAATAATCATTGATATAATAATAAGAATTTCTGCAATTATTGAAGTTATTGAAACTGGACAATTATAAACCACATACAATAAAATATTAAAGGAAATTAAAGCAATAATCATAAATCCAAACAATATAGGCATTGCTTTCTTATCAAACTCTGCCTTTTTACCTTCAATCAAATTAAGATAGTGCATTTTAACTCTTTTAAAAATCCTACTTTTAATTTTTGGTTGCATATTTGTTATTTTATAGGAGATAAAGCTATTAATTAAAAATGCAATTGCAATAAATAGTATAGACTCCACAATACCACCATATATGCATATAAGTTATTATTTATATTGCATTAGATTTATTATTTTTTGGTGATAAAATGGAAGACATTAAAATCAAAGAGATTTTTGAAAACATCTATGAAGTTGATTTAGGAGATGGCTTAAAAAGAATAGCAACAAAATCTATTGTTAAGGGAAAAAAAGTATATGATGAAAAAATAATAAAAATTGGAGATGAAGAGTATAGAATTTGGAATCCAAATAAAAGTAAGTTGGCAGCTGCAATAATTAAAGGTTTAAAGGTTATGCCAATAAAAAGAGATTCAAAAATCTTATACTTAGGAGCTTCAGCTGGAACTACACCATCTCACGTTGCAGATATTGCTGATAAAGGCATTGTATATGCCATAGAGTATGCACCAAGGATTATGAGAGAGCTTTTAGATGCATGTGCTGAGAGGGAAAACATAATCCCAATTTTAGGAGATGCAAATAAACCTCAAGAATATGCAAATATTGTTGAAAAGGTAGATGTTATCTATGAGGATGTTGCTCAGCCAAATCAAGCGGAGATTTTAATTAAAAATGCTAAGTGGTTTTTAAAGAAAGGCGGTTATGGAATGATAGCAATAAAGGCAAGGAGTATAGATGTTACAAAAGACCCAAAAGAGATTTTTAAAGAACAAAAAGAAATTTTAGAGGCAGGAGGTTTTAAAATAGTTGATGAGGTAGATATTGAGCCGTTTGAAAAAGACCACGTCATGTTTGTAGGTATTTGGGAGGGAAAATAACATAAAATTGGACATTAATTGGGGCTAAAAGCCCCAACTTAATGGACGGGAGGTATCCCAATAGGAGGTCTCCTCCTATGGTTGGAGAAAGACCACATATTATGTTTGTTGGAGTTTGGGAAGGATAAAGCTTTTTTAGATAAATTTAAAATTATTTTTTAGTAAAAATGTTTGGTGGGAATATGAGGATTTTTGAAGTAATGAGGGAAACAAAAGAGACTAATATTTACCTAAAAATAAACATTGATGGAACTGGAAAATATAAAATAGACACGGGTATTCCATTTTTTGACCATTTGTTGGCATCTTTTGCTAAACATGGATGTTTTGATTTGATTGTTAAGGCAAGAGGGGATTTGGAGATAGATGACCACCACACTGTTGAAGATGTTGGAATTTGCTTAGGTTTAGCCTTAAATCAGATTGAAAAGAGGAATATTTTTAGATTCGGCTGGGCTATAATTCCAATGGACGATGCAAGGGCTACTGTAGCGATAGATTTAAGTGGAAGGAGTTATTGTGTAGGAAATTATGAGCCAAAAAGAGAGTTTGTTGGAGACTTAGCAACTGAGAATATAAATCACTTTTTTGAGTCAGTTGCAAGTTATGGAATGCTAAATATCCATTATGAAGTTATTGGAAAGAATGAGCATCACAAGGCAGAGGCTTTGTTTAAGGCTTTTGGAGTAGCTTTAGATTTAGCTACAAAAATTGATGAAAGGAAGGGAGTTATAAGCACTAAGGGAGAGGTTAAGCTATAAAAATTCTTTTTTATCATCTCTAAAAAAATATTTTTAAATCTCTAAAAGAATGTAATTTTAATTATTCAACAAATTTTAACCTTATCTATTTGAATATTCTATCCATAACAGTCTAATTTTACTGATGAAAATAGATTAGATATACAAAAACTTCGTTTCCATCCTCCAAGAGGTCTGATTTTAATCTCGGAGACATATTCGACCTATGGAGAGCAGACACTAACTTTCCATCCTCCAAGAGGTCTGATTTTAATAGGAGACT
It encodes the following:
- a CDS encoding DUF986 family protein, which codes for MESILFIAIAFLINSFISYKITNMQPKIKSRIFKRVKMHYLNLIEGKKAEFDKKAMPILFGFMIIALISFNILLYVVYNCPVSITSIIAEILIIISMIIIWKAFNKEISVYLCDDGIYYSNKFISWKNIENVKKDDGFIVLFGKKKKILGRKLYLLQRIYLKYDEEIENIIKNQIEKFRDKA
- a CDS encoding fibrillarin-like rRNA/tRNA 2'-O-methyltransferase — encoded protein: MEDIKIKEIFENIYEVDLGDGLKRIATKSIVKGKKVYDEKIIKIGDEEYRIWNPNKSKLAAAIIKGLKVMPIKRDSKILYLGASAGTTPSHVADIADKGIVYAIEYAPRIMRELLDACAERENIIPILGDANKPQEYANIVEKVDVIYEDVAQPNQAEILIKNAKWFLKKGGYGMIAIKARSIDVTKDPKEIFKEQKEILEAGGFKIVDEVDIEPFEKDHVMFVGIWEGK
- the hisB gene encoding imidazoleglycerol-phosphate dehydratase HisB, yielding MRIFEVMRETKETNIYLKINIDGTGKYKIDTGIPFFDHLLASFAKHGCFDLIVKARGDLEIDDHHTVEDVGICLGLALNQIEKRNIFRFGWAIIPMDDARATVAIDLSGRSYCVGNYEPKREFVGDLATENINHFFESVASYGMLNIHYEVIGKNEHHKAEALFKAFGVALDLATKIDERKGVISTKGEVKL